In the genome of Grus americana isolate bGruAme1 unplaced genomic scaffold, bGruAme1.mat scaffold_208, whole genome shotgun sequence, the window GTCCAACCCCCCGCCTCAGCCCTCCAACGCGCCCCGGCACCGCGGCCTCCCCAAggacggcccggcccggcccggccccgcgggggcaCCTCGAGGTTCCCACCGGCACCTCAGCGCCGGGACAGCACCCCACGGCCCGCACACGGTGGCTGGAAGCAAACTCCGCCGGGGCGGTGGGTGGGCCGAGGTACCCCTTGCGCTCCGCCACCGGGCGGGAACCGActctccccaccccccgcgGGACCCCGCCGGGCCGCCAGGCCATCgctccgctccctccctcccggcggcggggcgcgccCCGGCCACCTTTAATGTAGACGTCGTCGTCCGCCCGCATGAACCATTCGTACTTGTCCAGGTAGCGGTCGTGCATGTACTTGATCATCATGAAAGACTTCTTCTGCGGCGGGTAGGAGTCGTCCACGCCGGGCAGGGCGACGAcgggcagccggggcagcccggggggcgCGGCGGAGCCCTGGCTGGAGAAGAACTCCACGCGGCCCGGCACCGAGGGCGCCCACGTCCGctgcgccgccaccgcccggctgcccAGGTACTTCTGGGCCGTCATCACCCCCACGTAGAGGAAGTTGCGGGGCTTGGCGTAGCCCGGGGCGCCCCCCCAGTCCCCGCTCCCGTTGTGGCTGCCGCCGGGCCGGCCGCTCCGCTTCTCgccgccttcctcctcctccggctccccttccccgccggcggcggggctggaCACCATGCCctccgccggcggcggcggcagctcccaggggctgctcctgAAACTCGTGCCGCCCAGCACCGCCGCTGCCTCCGGCGGCGCCTGCTGCCCGCCCGGCACCGCCgcgcccccggccgcccccggccccgccgagcgGCCGTAGTaggagcagaggctggagcCGCGCCTCTTCTTTTCGCTCAGCTCGGCCACTTTCGGGGCGATGAGCCAGGAGGCGGCGGTGAaacccagcaccagccccagccccagccccacgctcaGCCAGGGTCTCCGGGACCGGGCTGCCATGGCGCGGGCGGGGCGGCTCCCGgagcgccgctgccgccgccggcttccccccgccgcctcccgctgGAGGCGACCCCCGTCCCGCTGCGGCCCCGGGTGCGGCGACTCCCGCCGCGGCTCCCtgccccgccgcgccggcccGGGCGGCTGCGCTGCTCCCGAGTCAAACTTCTCCGGGCGtgagggcggcggcggcggcccctcCGCTCCGCTGGCACCTTGTCACCGCGGCGGCTGgtccctccccgcccctcccaccagctcagcctcctccacACGGCGGCCGCGGCCCCCGCTCCGCGCTCCGCCATTCAGCCAGCTTCCTCCGCGGCTGCCGAGCGCCTCACCCCGGAGGGCGCCGCCGGCCGTGCCCGAGCCGCTCCGGGGAagtggccgccgccgccgccgccgccgctccggaAGGAAACGATTTTTTTAGGTGCCGCTCGCAGCTCCCccgcgccgcggccccgccaCCCTCCGGCGCCCCCTTCCAGTCCCGGGACCAgggccgcccgcccggccgcgCCTCTTGGCCCCGGGTGCGCCCCGGTGCGCCCCGCTCCCGCCTCCGCGTCGGGAGAGGCCGGCGGCTCATCTGCGGCCGCAGCTTCACATCACCCGAGGGCGGCCACGGGACGGCGGGTGGGACCGTCCTGCCCCGGTTTCTCATCCCAAGGGTGGTCATGGAAAGACAGCTGAGGGCTGTAGTTTCAGGAGGAGGGAAGCCGtctcctctgcccctgctccccggcCTCTTCACTTCAAACGCTTCATAACTTTCCAGCCAAGAACTGTAGCCCTCCCTGACCATGTCTGTTCCTGTGGTGTGGATTCCCACAGCCTGCGTATGTTGTTATCACCAGCTCcaaggtgctggagcagagcctcttcatcctccagcCTCGGGGTGACTGCACCGTCCACAGCCCAGGATGACTGACACCTGGAATTAAACGTTCAGGCCACTGTGCCTGCAGAGATAGCTTTAATTCTGAAGTTTAAGGTCTCCCTTGTCTCCTCCATATTTATATGCATCCCTAATTTCATTGTGCAAGATGCTCATCTCCAGCAAGAGTCATAAATTGTTCATCACATCCATttgtcatttcactgaaatacacCAAAGCTACTGAAGATGCAGTAGCAAATGTTTAATCATTTGTCAGCAAAACCACCCATTTTTGTAGCTAAGTCTACGGGATTTTCTGTCACTTCACACGACTTTATCAGTTGTCAGGCACATATGtcaaggcaagaggaggagtaTGGAAGCTGGTACGGTGTGATGCTAGCAGAAGTAATGGAATAGTTGTGAGAGAAAAAATTTCAAACCTTTTtccaaaaagacagaaattactttGCCCACCTAACGAAGAAAAAGGCCTCCTACTCTGCATAGTCTTTAGCTATGAAAGATCACTCACTGAagtaaatttcagtttttccttgtgCCTTCACCACATGCAGTGAGCAGGCTGTGGGCTCTTTGTGTTTCTGAGATGTGCAAGCATCATGCTCAGGAAACATACCCTCTGgcttccccagggctgagcaTCCTTTCCAAAGCAGCCCATCATTAATTTCCTCTGTACATCACACAAGCTGCAGGATTTATAATGCCGAGCAGCAAGGCACTGAGTACCAGTTATTCACTCCGCTGTCACCACTAAAAACAACAGCCCGATCAATGTGTCCGGGCACATAAATGTTCTGGGAGCAACAGGGTGGCAGATTCTGGGTCTGCCTTCACGGAGCTACTAACAGGCAACAAGTGAAGGGGGAAGGCTCTCCTTCAGAAGGCTTCACCATGGCATGAGGGATTACCAGGATTAGGATTGTCTCAGATTTCCATATGagtcttccatttaaaaaatgctgtccCACAGTCCTTCCCCTCCACTCCCACAAACAgttggggggtgctgggtcccagcaAGTCCTGCACAGTATGACTTCCAGCAGTAAGGGCTCCTTTACACCTACACAACCTCACCATCACAGTGTCCTAAAATTTCAGACAACTTGCTGCTAAGGGGTCGCACAGGTGCAATGTCTGACGCTGCGCCACTTCCATCGCTTATGCATACACTGAAGTGACTCCGGTCAGTAtcagctgtgccagctcctTAGGTCTGACAGTGCTTATTTTTGTCACAAAAATAGCAGGTGGGCCCATGAGAGGTGACCATAAACCTTTTACACACCTCAAAGATGAAAATGGACCTTAAGGCATTATGTGTTATCAAGACAGTTTATAAGGGAATAGAGTATAAGGATATTTGGAGCAGAAATAGCACACGTGTGTacctgcatttatattttttagttCAATGCTATACCAGTATTTCAATACACCGCGGGGAAATGTGTTCTGGGTTTTTACGGACAGACCAAAACACAGGCTGGGCTGCTTCTATAGGAACAACAGTGGCATCTAGTGGTTAATAATAAGTCCCAGACCTGTGTTCAGTAAAGGAGCGACACTCAGAATGCCTTTCCAATTAAAAGAAGTATTTGATATAATCACTTGTTAAGCTGGGCTTAGTCACTTCATGTCTACATGGCTTGTTATGTGTTCGAACGCATTTGATAAGACTATTACTCCAATGTCACACTGAATGTGTTTGGAGGGAATGGGAGAGGCGAGGGCCTggcaatttcttaaaaaacctgaaaagtaATCTTGTAGCAAAAATTGGATTGGAAATTAGAAATCCTGCCTTCTGTCCACTGTACCATGTGTTTCTAATTATAATCTCAGGGGAGTCTCttaacatttttagtttttctcttGTGAAAAAGGTGGAAAACACAATCTCCCATTTCACCATAGTCGTTTTACAGCCTCTAATCAAATTTTACACACATGTCCTTtgatgaagaaacagcagaaacataGGGCTATGATTGTCATTAGCAATACTTTTAAGTGAAAACAATGGGGCTTTAGCTCCAGAAGAAGTGGGCAATCTTTCTTACACAATGATGCCAGCAGAAGCCAGAGTTCAAACGGGTGGGTATCCACTTCTCACTCTCACTTTACTTTTTTCAGAGTCATTCTGGCCATACTGAACCCAGTCACTTTGTCTTCACCGGGCACAAAGCCCTGAACTGAAGGAGTGGTCAACACGTCTGCAGTCTCAGAGAGGAACAGAGCTGGGTCttactactttttcttctcaggtGGAAGTCCAAAGCCATCAGTGATAGATTGCTAGGAATTCCTACTAGGTTTCAAATTCAACActagacagaaaataaagggtGATAAAACTTGAGTGCTTTATTGGATGTTTTCACTCAACTAGCTTGCTGAAATGCCTGAATATGATGCTGACACTTGAGCTGCACTTTACAGGTTGTACCTATTGTGTAAAGGGCATCTAAACTAAGATAGACATAACACTGTTTGCAATCTCTTCACAGCAGCCATAGGTGAAAAGCATTGACTAAAGCTAGCTCCACTTTAAGTGAGGCTCAGGGTAAGTTGTGAAACTGTATCTTTGGGCACAGTCTCTTATCCTGCTAGTCCCATGTCTTGCGTCAGTCATCTCCAGAAGGAACACTTTAACAGCAGAGGTTGATCATCTGACACAGACATCGCCCTGGAGCAGATTAGAGctgagcagggaagaaaaaccaagTTAATTCCACCATCACAAAGGATCTCACTGAACTGATTTCTgttccagttttatttcactCAGAAACAGATATCCTAAATAAACAAATAGGTCAGTTagaacagcagcatttattttgtgcattAGTAACCAGTTGCTACAACATGCAATAAGTCAGctgtaaaacaaaaggagaggtgcctgaggactggaggaaagccaacgTCACTCCGgccttcaaaaagggcaagaaggaagacctgggaaactacaggccagtcagcctcacctccatccccgggaaggtgatggaacagcccATTCTGGGgatcatctctaagcatgtggaggaaaaggtgGTTACCGGGggtggtcagcatggattcaccaaggggaaatcatgcctgaccaatctgatagccttctatgatggcatgactggctgggtggatgaggagacagcagtagatgttgtctacctcgacttcagcaaggcttttgacaccatctctcataacatcctcataggtaagcttaggaagtgtgggttggatgagtggacggtgaggtgggtagagaagtggctgaatggcagagcccagagggttgtgcgaagcagcacagagtctagttggaggcctgtagctggCGGTGTGCcgcaggggtcagtactgggtctggtctcgttcaacatattcatcaatgacctggacgaggggacagagtgcaccctcagcaagtttgctgacgataccaagctgggaggagtggccgatccaccagaaggctgcgcagccattcagcgagacctggagaggctggagagctgggcggagaggaaccaaatgaaattcatcGAGGGCAAGTGTAGGCACCTGctcctagggaagaacaaccccaagcaccagtacaggttaggggctgacctgccgggaagcagctctgaagaGAAGGACCCAGGAGTCCTGGTGGAAAACAggttctccatgagccagcaatgtgcccttgtggccaagaaggccagtggtatcctggggtgtattaagaagagcgtggccagcaggtcgagggagttTATCCTCCccatctgctctgccctgccctggtgaggccagatctggagttctgtgtccagttctgggctccccagttccagaaagacagggaagtactggagagagtccagaggagggctgcagagatgatgacgggactggagcatctctcctgtgaggaaaggctgagagagctgggtgtgtttagcctggagaagagaagaccgagAGGGCATCTTACgaatgcttataaatacctaatgggtggatgtcaagaccatgggccagactcttttcagtggtgcccagcaacaggacaaggggcaatgggcacaaactgggacacaggaagttgcatctcaatatgagaaaaagccttttctctgtgagggtgacagagcactggaccaggctgcccagagaggttgtggtgtctccttctctggacatactcaaaacccgcctggacgagATCAatctgaacatgaaaaaaacttctttactgttaggatgactgagcactggtccaggctgcccagagaggttgtggagtctccttctctggtgagattcaaaacccgcctgggtgctATCCTGTGtaacctgctccaggtgattctgctttagcagggggattggactagatgatctctagaggtcccttccaagccccaccattctgtggttctgtgtaAATATGTGAGTCACAAACAGTGAATTTCATAATGTCTCTCTTCACTGTAGCCCCTTCAAGTGTAAAGATTCATTCCAAGGGGAAACTATATTTTGAGTTATGTTTCAATGTGTTTAGGcttaataaaattaactttgatattaaaaag includes:
- the LOC129200487 gene encoding chondroitin sulfate synthase 3-like, giving the protein MAARSRRPWLSVGLGLGLVLGFTAASWLIAPKVAELSEKKRRGSSLCSYYGRSAGPGAAGGAAVPGGQQAPPEAAAVLGGTSFRSSPWELPPPPAEGMVSSPAAGGEGEPEEEEGGEKRSGRPGGSHNGSGDWGGAPGYAKPRNFLYVGVMTAQKYLGSRAVAAQRTWAPSVPGRVEFFSSQGSAAPPGLPRLPVVALPGVDDSYPPQKKSFMMIKYMHDRYLDKYEWFMRADDDVYIKGEKLEEFLRSLNSSKPL